The DNA region CTTCGCCCCAGTCCATGACCACCATCGGGATATGACGATACTCTTCCAGCATCGCGAGCAGGGGATCGGGGTATTCGGAACACATCACCAGCAGGCCATCAACGCGCTTTTGCGCCATCATGGACAAATAGGCCCGCTGTTTTTCCAGATTGTTCCAGACGTTACCGAGGATCAGGGTATAGCCTTTCTGGAAGCAGTTCTGCTCAACGGCTTCAATAATTTCGGCAAAGTAGGGGGCTTCGCTGCTGGTCGCCAACAAGCCGATAGACTTGGTATGGTTAACCTTCAGACTACGGGCAACAGCGCTGGGGGAATAGTGCAATTCTTTGATTGCCGCCCACACTGCATTGCGTGTTTCTTCAGCGACGAAACGCGTTTTGTTAATTACGTGTGATACGGTTGTAGTGGAAACGTTTGCGCGCTTCGCTACATCTTTAATTGTTGCCATTAAATCTCACTCCAGACCCAACCTGAACATTAAAATATGTTAAGTAAACGTTTGCCTTTAATCATCCTGTGCGCAACATCGGGGTTGCGGCATGCCGGGAAAACGCCACAGAGCGTCAGGAAGGGGTCAATGGCCGGTACGCTAATCAAGTAAGCGTCGAATTTTGGCTGATCTTAACGAAAAGGGGAAGTATTAAAAGCACATATCACTCTAAATCGTGGGAGATTTTTGCACTCAAGTGTGCAAAAATGCGCTATATCACTTTTTGTGTGGGAATAAAAAGGAGAAAAGTTGATGAGCACCGATCTGAAATTTTCATTAGTGACCACGTTTATTGTTCTGGCTTTAATCGTTGCTGGCGGTCTGACAGCGGCACTGCATTGATTTCCCTCGGGGGAGTGCCTGCTCCCTCGAACCTCCCGCCATATTGTTATTGAATCTGCAAAAGTCTTTTGTATTTTTGTTAACTTCTCTTTTTTTGTGATTGATGTCATGCTTTTGACTCTTAGTTAAGCCTCGCGCCTTGTCGCGAAGAGTCGGAGTCATCACTGCATGAAAATTAATTATCCGTTACTGGCGCTGGCCATCGGCGCGTTCGGCATTGGCACGACCGAATTCTCGCCAATGGGTCTGCTGCCTGTCATCGCGCGTGGCGTTGATGTGTCCATCCCCGCAGCAGGCATGTTGATTAGCGCTTATGCTGTCGGCGTGATGGTCGGGGCTCCGCTGATGACGCTGCTGTTGTCACATCGTGGACGTCGTAATGCGCTGATTTTTCTGATGGCAATTTTTACGCTTGGTAACGTGCTCTCGGCGATTTCCCCGGATTACACCACGCTGATGCTGTCACGCATTTTAACCAGTCTTAACCACGGCGCGTTCTTCGGTCTGGGTTCGGTTGTGGCAGCCAGTGTAGTGCCGAAACACAAACAGGCCAGCGCCGTTGCCACGATGTTTATGGGGCTGACCATCGCCAATATCGGCGGCGTTCCAGCAGCGACCTGGTTGGGTGAAACCATTGGCTGGCGAATGTCGTTTATGGCAACCGCCGGTCTGGGCGTCATCTCTATGCTGAGTCTCTTTTTCTCGTTGCCGAAAGGCGGTGCCGGGGCGCGTCCGGAAGTGAAAAAAGAACTGGCGGTACTCATGCGTCCTCAGGTGCTCTCCGCGTTACTGACGACCGTACTGGGGGCGGGCGCTATGTTTACGCTGTATACCTATATTTCGCCTGTCCTGCAAAGTATCACCCATGCGACCCCCGCCTTTGTGACCGGGATGCTGGTTCTGATTGGTGTGGGCTTCTCCATTGGTAACTACCTCGGCGGCAAACTGGCCGATCGCTCGGTTAACGGTACGCTGAAGGGCTTTTTGCTGCTGCTGATGGTGATCATGCTGGCCATCCCCTTACTGGCACAGAATGACGTGGGGGCGGCGGTCAGTATGGTGGTATGGGGGGCGGCGACCTTTGCGGTGGTGCCTCCGCTGCAAATGCGCGTCATGCGTGTGGCTCACGAAGCGCCCGGTCTGTCGTCTTCCGTGAATA from Citrobacter amalonaticus Y19 includes:
- a CDS encoding YnhF family membrane protein; the encoded protein is MSTDLKFSLVTTFIVLALIVAGGLTAALH
- a CDS encoding MFS transporter — translated: MKINYPLLALAIGAFGIGTTEFSPMGLLPVIARGVDVSIPAAGMLISAYAVGVMVGAPLMTLLLSHRGRRNALIFLMAIFTLGNVLSAISPDYTTLMLSRILTSLNHGAFFGLGSVVAASVVPKHKQASAVATMFMGLTIANIGGVPAATWLGETIGWRMSFMATAGLGVISMLSLFFSLPKGGAGARPEVKKELAVLMRPQVLSALLTTVLGAGAMFTLYTYISPVLQSITHATPAFVTGMLVLIGVGFSIGNYLGGKLADRSVNGTLKGFLLLLMVIMLAIPLLAQNDVGAAVSMVVWGAATFAVVPPLQMRVMRVAHEAPGLSSSVNIGAFNLGNALGAAAGGAVISGGLGYSFVPVMGAIVAGLALLLVFVSARKQPEQVCVAG